A stretch of Malassezia japonica chromosome 6, complete sequence DNA encodes these proteins:
- the FUR1 gene encoding uracil phosphoribosyltransferase (EggNog:ENOG503NUU8; COG:T; COG:Z): MSSDAPALPPNAERLAMTPQLHALLTIIRDKDTPRSDFIFYSDRIIRLLVEEGLNHLPVLEQTVMTPTGLPYTGVAFQGRICGVSILRAGEAMESGLRECCRSVRIGKILIQRDEETAKPKLFYAKLPEDIEHRWVLLLDPMLATGGSAIQAIKVLVDHGVRPDRILFLNMIASPEGLQSVWDAYPQVRVISAWVDAKLSDQSYILPGLGDYGDRYYSG, encoded by the exons ATGtccagcgacgcgccggcccTGCCGCCGAACGCGGAGCGGCTCGCGATGACGCCGCAGCTAC ACGCACTGCTGACCATTATTCGCGACAAGGATACGCCGCGCTCTGACTTTATCTTTTATTCGGACCGCATTAtccgcctgctcgtcgaAGAGG GCCTCAACCACCTcccggtgctcgagcagacgGTCATGACCCCGACAGGGCTGCCGTACACCGGCGTCGCATTCCAGGGCCGGATCTGCGGCGTGTCGATTTTGCGCGCGGGCGAGGCGATGGAGAGCGGACTGCGCGAGTGCTGCCGCTCCGTGCGCATCGGAAAGATTtt AATCCAGCGT GACGAGGAGACGGCCAAACCCAAACTGT TCTATGCCAAGCTGCCAGAAGATATCGAACACCGCTGGGTGCTCCTGTTAGACCCCATGCTCG CGaccggcggctcggcgatCCAGGCGATCAAGGTGCTGGTCGAccacggcgtgcggcccGATCGCATCCTCTTTCTCAACATGATTGCGAGTCCAGAGGGACTCCAGTCGGTCTGGGACGCCTATCCCCAGGTCCGCGTCATTTCGGCTTGGGTCGACGCAAAACTGTCGGACCAGAGCTACA TCCTCcctggcctcggcgactATGGCGACCGCTACTACAGTGGATAG
- a CDS encoding uncharacterized protein (COG:S; EggNog:ENOG503P2R4), whose protein sequence is MAQTGEGGFVFPAEHGFPPFYTLQPNVQTAIAQIEMWGRLVLAYCAAHDHFVLEATGTWERSSALFCNADIDRALSPHMIRIVMAHLVQQGHAMYHPPLPRGVKPPQAQASRNTHALSAAGATAAPALTSAADAACNQVLLLWRSPEAWGDSLYEWVRDTGQNKSILTMHELATGAFVERAKMPQVLLRLALQTQMKKGRAQVFSVTADRWSALLPTTDVLAQASDETMGELGVKFV, encoded by the exons ATGGCCCAAACGGGGGAGGGGGGGTTTGTGTTCCCAGCGGAGCATGGCTTTCCGCCGTTCTACACGCTACAGCCTAATGTGCAGACGGCCATAGCGCAGATCGAGATGTGGGGACGTCTTGTCCTTGCGtactgcgcggcgcacgaccaTTTCGTGCTGGAAGCGACCGGGACGTGGGAACGGTCGAGTGCTCTGTTTTGCAATGCCGACATCGACCGTGCGCTCTCGCCTCATATGATCCGGATCGTGATGGCGCATCTCGTCCAGCAGGGGCATGCTATGTACCAtccgccgctgccgcggGGGGTCAAGCCGCCACAGGCGCAGGCAAGTCGCAACACACACGCACtgagcgcggccggcgcaacggccgcgccggcgctgacgtcggcggcggatGCGGCGTGCAACCAGGTGCTCCTGCTATGGCGCTCGCCCGAGGCGTGGGGGGACAGCTTATACGAATGG GTCCGCGATACAGGGCAGAACAAGAGCATTCTCACAatgcacgagctcgcgacgggcgcgtTTGTCGAACGCGCCAAGATGCCACAAGTACTTCtccgccttgcgctgcagacgcagATGAAAAAAGGACGAGCACAGGTGTTTTCGGTGACGGCCGACCGATGGAGCGCGCTCCTGCCGACAACCGATGTCTTGGCACAGGCCAGCGACGAAACGATGGGCGAGCTGGGTGTCAAGTTTGTATAG
- the VRG4 gene encoding GDP-mannose transporter into the lumen of the Golgi (TransMembrane:9 (n7-18c23/24o402-425i437-455o461-483i490-507o556-573i589-607o627-649i656-676o682-701i); COG:U; EggNog:ENOG503NWKQ), with the protein MATTLRAPLVTGPMAGAAGGALAAAVSKGGGLGFMGAGYYNLQKLHEEVAQARAVFPSGRLPIGIGFLTWRLTKLGQSDARALVDAAIESAPAALWFSYGAKGESESWCSYAKQKDASLELYVTANTLQEARDAEQNKDIDVIVVQGHEAGGHGLGRAPPRDVLLKDVLGSRTSQDKRVLSAGGLADGNDIAAQLALGADGVVLGTRFLLTPEAAYLDDQKQLLVRAGSQDTVRSMAFDDARGTIGWPEGIDGRGLRCATVDEYEQAAAAHPGLATVPGIEARQERYRQAQTNGETERLVTWSGTGVGAMHDIVPAAELNAAGRDEEALELGTLRGKTEPGAESESSQARLLSDERSSAAPRAESGSAASAVAPVLSYCAASISMTVINKFTVSGADFTMNLLVLLCQCSVGVLMVYAAKLLGWIKLRDVNSRDVKTWFPISTMLVFVIWTGSKALQYMDIPIYTIFKNLTIILIAYGEVLWFDGRITRLIFTSFVLMVFSSVVAAWPDISSSLAPSTMLHARAAGNALGVYTSSAAPTPVSVPAAASWSGLGQSGYFWMLANCLVSATYVLVMRKRIKLTGFKDWDTMFYNNLLSIPVLVIMSLAVENWSSATLQRNFPEDRRAGLMFAIFLSGTGGVFISYTTAWCIRTTSSTTYSMVGALNKLPLALSGMVFFGNKVTIYNSLGIALGFLAGIIYAVGKNKQAESSRLANTAATGVESSRQTAGGGHVSDPKGVIPTHTRQHDRSE; encoded by the exons GGCCGCCTCCCAATCGGCATCGGCTTCCTGACGTGGCGCCTGACCAAGCTGGGCCAGAGCGATGCACGGGCACTGGTCGATGCGGCGATCGAAAGCGCCCCGGCCGCCCTCTGGTTCTCGTACGGAGCCAAGGGCGAGTCCGAGTCCTGGTGCTCGTACGCCAAGCAGAAAGACGCCTCCCTCGAGCTCTACGTCACGGCCAACACCCTCCAGgaggcacgcgacgcggagcAGAACAAGGACATTGACGTGATCGTCGTGCAGGGCCACGAGGCAGGCGGCCACGGCCtcggacgcgcgccgccgcgcgacgtgctcctcAAAGACGTGCTgggctcgcgcacgagccagGACAAGCGCGTGCTCTccgccggcggcctcgcggACGGCAACGATattgccgcgcagctcgccctcggtgcggacggcgtcgtgctcggcacgcgcttccTGCTCACCCCGGAAGCCGCCTACTTGGACGACCAGAAGCAGCTCCTGGTACGCGCCGGGTCGCAGGACACGGTCCGCAGCATGGCCTttgacgatgcgcgcggcacgatcGGCTGGCCGGAGGGAATTgacggccgcggcctccgctgcgcgaccgtcgacgagtacgagcaggccgccgccgcccaccCGGGCCTCGCGACCGTGCCCGGGATTGAggcgcgccaggagcgCTACCGCCAGGCGCAGACGAACGGTGAGACGGAGCGCCTCGTTACCTGGTCGGGCACCGGTGTCGGCGCGATGCACGACATCGTCCCGGCTGCGgagctt AacgcggccggccgcgacgaagaggcgctcgagctgggcACCTTGCGCGGAAAGACAGAGCCTGGTGCAGAGAGTGAATCGTcccaggcgcgcctgctgaGTGACGAGCGCTccagcgctgcgccgcgtgccgagagcggctcggcagcgagcgccgttGCGCCTGTGCTGAGCTACTGCGCGGCTAGTATTTCGATGACGGTGATCAACAAG TTCACGGTCTCGGGTGCGGACTTCACGATGAACCTTCTGGTGCTCCTGTGCCAGTgctcggtcggcgtgctgaTGGTCTATGCAGCCAAGCTCCTCGGTTGGATtaagctgcgcgacgtcaACTCGCGCGACGTCAAGACTTGGTTCCCCATTTCGACCATGCTGGTGTTTGTGATCTGGACGGGAagcaaggcgctgcagtATATGGACATCCCTATCTACACCATCTTTAAGAACTTGACCATTATTCTTATCGCCtacggcgaggtgctctGGTTCGACGGGCGGATCACGCGCCTGATCTTTACCTCGTTTGTGCTCATGGTATTTTCTTCGGTCGTTGCGGCGTGGCCGGATATCAGCAGCTCGCTCGCGCCATCGACCATGctgcacgcacgcgccgcgggcaACGCGCTGGGCGTCTAcacctcgtcggccgcgccgacgccggtgtcggtgcccgccgccgcgtcctggTCCGGCCTGGGACAGAGCGGTTACTTTTGGATGCTCGCCAACTGCCTGGTGAGCGCGACGTATGTGCTGGTGATGCGCAAGCGTATCAAGCTCACCGGCTTCAAGGACTGGGACACGATGTTTTACAACAACCTGCTTTCCATCCCGGTGCTGGTCATCATGTCGCTCGCAGTGGAGAActggagctcggcgacgctgcagcgcaacTTTCCCGAGGACCGTCGCGCGGGGCTCATGTTTGCCATCTTTTTGTCGGGCACGGGCGGTGTGTTTATCAGCTACACGACCGCGTGGTGCATCCGTACGACCAGCAGCACGACCTACAGCatggtcggcgcgctgaaCAAGCTCCCGCTGGCATTGAGCGGCATGGTATTCTTTGGCAACAAGGTCACGATCTACAactcgctcggcatcgcgctTGGCTTCCTCGCGGGCATCATCTACGCGGTCGGCAAAAATAAGCAGGCCGAGTCCTCGCGCCTGGCCAACACGGCAGCGACGGGTGTCGAGTCTTCGCGGCAGACCGCTGGTGGCGGGCACGTCTCGGACCCCAAAGGCGTCATTCCCACCCACACTCGCCAGCACGACCGCTCCGAATAG
- a CDS encoding uncharacterized protein (EggNog:ENOG503NXMY; COG:S), giving the protein MASFAPHAGDRDEGGPAFHPPSMDMHEDNERRDSSPAEVPRGAHQDPMRVSSMISTDATDLPREVYPRTHDAPRPAAEMDRIGPSGPPPLRPPPQWEYAAQERGPWRPPLPPSPSALPRRDMPSPPSMPRYDSERRPMPTPPPRLPQHRSPEYEPTFRGYERPDERRPPISPVRDEYEYVRGPQPDMRAPPRPPVPVYEPVHSSFSRPHASPPVEASVPHVHHYPPTDLRDESAEHAQRAPVPHHHVVPHHHHHVPHHHHHHHHHHHHHSGAAVPDTPVPPKGVPWQEQTPAPISDVRTSPPGSPEAGPAVSSLETKLRELASGPRVDSEPVWEYLDRCEQMEEYERKQQKEHHADEERERQEPTALPGSSLAAVPPVEASSVPDPRILLGFGLGLDRGRAVRHLGSYVYDPNQVACLPAEVLVSNVGATVEVRISGRAIGLGITEDEWRAEEAQHQAAVLERIEQKASDGIPPSLESLALDAQDSTAKPSAALPGRWRLGWRGNEHARMNREIRIANIWNEFRLKEQTNKRMKRSHTDSLASALSQKPRKAPASSNAADPEESAWQFWSQHSLARRKLWGTDVYTDDSDVLAMCVHAGWIEAPRIPNVPEWLGGGGMSGVSRAWADLSQRQEQAVGGAPPRPAAAAQGRSSLTCDLSVTLRIAPKLILYKGCHRGGIQSRSWGNTHDGVSLVVESVELRPSGYAAGPSRKSAKARMAHMAALRKEACKVPVPPSLARVSKDEDKEPKLALPSLAQKKHAGERTFWQVDTRMS; this is encoded by the exons ATGGCGTCCTTCGCACCGCACGCGGGTGATCGCGACGAGGGCGGCCCTGCATTTCACCCTCCGTCGATGGACATGCACGAGGACAATGAGCGCCGTGATTCCAGCCCTGCCGAGGTGCCGCGCGGAGCGCACCAAGACCCGATGCGCGTGAGCTCGATGATCTCCACCGATGCAACCGATCTGCCGAGGGAGGTATACCCCcgcacgcacgacgcgccgcggccggccgccgagATGGACCGAATTGGACCATCAGGGCCTCCGCCATTGCGCCCTCCCCCGCAGTGGGagtacgcggcgcaggagcgcggccCTTGGCGTCCTCCGCTGCCCccgtcgcccagcgcgctCCCCCGCCGCGAcatgccgtcgccgccgagcatgcCACGCTACGACAGTGAGCGGCGCccgatgccgacgccgccgccgcggctgccgCAGCACCGCTCGCCCGAGTACGAGCCGACGTTCCGGGGATACGAGCGTCCAGACGAACGCCGTCCGCCCATCTCGCCTGTGCGTGACGAGTACGAATACGTACGGGGACCGCAGCCGGAcatgcgcgcgccgccgcgcccgccggtgccggtcTACGAGCCTGTGCACAGCTCGTTTTCGCGGCcgcacgcctcgccgccAGTCGAAGCGTCGGTGCCGCATGTGCACCATTATCCTCCTACTGATCTGCGTGACGAGAGTGCGGAGCATGCGCAACGTGCGCCCGTGCCCCACCACCATGTCGTGCCGCACCACCACCACCATGTGCCGCACCACCACCACCACCACCATCACCACCACCACCACCACAGTGgtgcggccgtgccggaTACGCCTGTCCCTCCAAAAGGCGTGCCGTGGCAGGAACagacgcctgcgccgatTTCCGACgtgcgtacgtcgccgcccggctcgcccgaggcgggccCTGCCGtgtcgtcgctcgagaccaagctgcgcgagctcgcgtcgGGGCCGCGTGTGGACAGCGAGCCGGTGTGGGAGTATTTGGATCGCTGTGAGCAGATGGAAGAGTacgagcgcaagcagcaAAAAGAGCACcatgccgacgaggagcgcgagcgccaggagccGACGGCCCTGCccggctcgtcgctcgcggccgtgccgcctGTAGAGGCGTCGTCCGTCCCGGATCCGCGGATCCTGCTTGGctttggcctcggcctcgaccgcgggcgcgcggtgcgccacCTCGGCTCGTACGTCTACGACCCGAACCAGGTGGCGTGCCTTcccgccgaggtgctcgtgagcaacgtcggcgcgacggtcgaggtgcgcattAGCGGCCGCGCGATCGGCCTCGGGATCACAGAGGACGAATGGCGTGCTgaagaggcgcagcaccaggcggcggtcctcgagcgcatcgagcagaAAGCAAGCGACGGCATCCCGCCGAgcctcgagtcgctcgcgctcgacgcacagGACTCTACGGCCAAGCCGTCGGCCGCCCTGCCGGGCCGCTGGCGGCTCGGTTGGCGGGGCAATGAGCACGCACGCATGAACCGCGAGATCCGTATCGCGAACATCTGGAACGAGTTCCGTCTTAAGGAGCAGACGAACAAGCGCATGAAACGCTCGCAcaccgactcgctcgcgtCGGCCTTGTCGCAGAAGCCGCGCAAAGcgcccgcctcgagcaATGCGGCGGACCCGGAGGAGAGCGCGTGGCAGTTCTGGTCGCAGCACAGCCTTGCGCGCCGGAAGCTATGGGGCACGGACGTGTATACGGACGACTCGGACGTGCTTGCAATGTGCGTACACGCAGGCTGGATCGAAGCGCCGCGTATTCCCAATGTGCCTGAatggctcggcggcggcggtatgagcggcgtgtcgcgcgcctgggCCGACCTGTCGCAGCGTCAGGAGCAGGccgtcggcggtgcgccgccgcggccggcggcggcggcgcaggggcGCTCGTCGCTTACGTGCGACCTGTCCGTGACGCTGCGCATTGCGCCGAAGCTGATCCTGTACAAGGGCTGCCACCGCGGCGGCATCCAGAGCCGCAGCTGGGGAAATACGCACGACGGCGTCAGCCTCGTGGTCGAGAGCGTGGAGTTGCGGCCG TCGGGGTACGCCGCAGGCCCAAGCCGCAAgtcggccaaggcgcgcatggcgcacatggcggcgctgcggaaAGAGGCATGCAAGGTGCCGGTCCCGCCGTCGCTGGCGCGCGTATccaaggacgaggacaAGGAGCCGAAGCTGGCTTTGCCGAGCCTCGCGCAGAAAAAGCATGCTGGAGAGCGCACGTTTTGGCAGGTAGATACGCGCATGAGCTAG
- a CDS encoding uncharacterized protein (EggNog:ENOG503P711; COG:A) yields the protein MTAVAPSRQQILTLYRQHLSAARSFTNYNFREYFLRRTRDQFRAQLFPDSSEEAKSLQSSATTLANTATGKTATLPSMEPLSAEGLAKFYVEARQELRVLQRAAVTSMMYSNNRLVVEDEQKKDWIIRAPAEGQGEETPPTA from the exons ATGACGGCTGTTGCGCCTTCGCGCCAGCAGATTCTGACGCTGTACCGCCAGCACCTGAGCGCTGCTCGCTCCTTT ACCAACTACAACTTCCGCGAGTACTTtttgcgccgcacgcgcgaccAATtccgcgcgcagctcttCCCTGACTCCTCGGAGGAGGCCAAGAGCCTGCAGTcgagcgccacgacgctcgccaaCACCGCGACCGGCAAGACGGCGACACTGCCGTCGATGGAGCCGCTCTCTGCCGAGGGGCTTGCCAAGTTTTACGTGGAAGCCCGCCAGGAGCTCCgtgtgctgcagcgcgctgcggtgACCAGCATGATGTACTCGAACAACCGCCTGGttgtcgaggacgagcaAAAGAAGGACTGGATCATCCGTGCCCCGGCCGAGGGCCAGGGCGAGGAGACTCCGCCCACGGCCTAG
- the MAK11 gene encoding Protein mak11 (EggNog:ENOG503NZ64; COG:S), with product MKRADPKATGTAFRKAGKRSRDSDSGRETFQSKRTRSDGAPPKPSTKRTDGKGAPNPPAPWTKSPKGAFRGDKPLAKSKAPPKKQGRGPVHAPKALAKPEPKAKAGPTPAKRATDAPAKENKPRKTPGPAPASDPNVPRRGMRIISGSYERFLYGLSAFVRMDGDEYTYAIEPQFVFPAHVSSIRSVACAGADAKWLVTGGTDETIKVWDLRRRKEVGALIGHEGTITSLSFPSRTFMLSASEDGVLNLYRTRDWSLLRTLRGHTGRINSASAHPSGRIALSVGADRMIRMWDLMRGLGASSVKIGVEADKILWDSAGKRFAVLAGRQVMVFGTDMTKVAEIEQPKRLHDVSFARAKVGGAEHELMLVACESGVVHIYDLDDMLPAPAPENEEEDEELPSPRELARLVGHANRSDGFIRVFDLTDALEGEDIVELEAAVQYDTKQSRLTCMSVCGFDPELSALGAEDELEEELENEDEEELEDEDDAVDTTIDEDDADDAEDSDEELARLEEEVQRAREAGLVIDGEEGIIMEGDEDEEDEKDDEDDEDEEDEDEDEEDDDDDDDDDDDDDEVEVEDEEEAEEA from the exons ATGAAGCGTGCGGATCCCAAAGCGACCGGCACGGCATTCCGCAAGGCGGGCAAGCGCTCGCGTGacagcgactcgggcaGGGAGACTTTCCAGTCGAAGCGCACCCGCTCGgacggcgcaccgcccAAGCCGAGCACGAAGCGGACCGATGGCAAGGGCGCACCTAACCCCCCTGCGCCGTGGACCAAGTCGCCCAAGGGCGCGTTCCGCGGCGACAAGCCGCTTGCCAAGTCCAAGGCACCTCCGAAGAAGCAAGGCAGAGGGCCGGTGCATGCGCCCAAGGCGCTTGCCAAGCCCGAAcccaaggccaaggccggGCCTACGCCGGCCAAGCGCGCCACCGACGCACCGGCCAAGGAGAACAAGCCGCGCAAGACTCCGGGTcccgcgcctgcgtcggACCCCAATGTGCCCCGGCGGGGCATGCGCATCATCTCCGGCTCGTACGAGCGCTTCTTGTACGGCCTGTCGGCCTTTGTGCGTATGGATGGCGACGAGTACACCTACGCCATCGAGCCGCAGTTTGTTTTCCCCGCGCACGTCTCCTCGATCCGGTCGGTGGCATGCGCTGGTGCGGACGCCAAGTGGCTGGTCACGGGCGGCACGGACGAGACGATCAAGGTGTgggacctgcgccgccggaaaGAGGTCGGTGCTCTGATCGGCCACGAAGGCACGATCACGTCGCTGTCGTTCCCTTCGCGCACCTTTATGCTGTCTGCGAGTGAAGACGGTGTGTTGAATTTGTaccgcacgcgcgactGGTCGCTGCTGCGTACGCTGCGTGGCCATACCGGCCGCATCaactcggcgagcgcgcatCCCAGTggccgcatcgcgctgtcggtcggcgccgaccgcaTGATCCGTATGTGGGACCTGATGCGAGGACttggcgcctcgtcggtcAAGATTGGCGTCGAAGCCGACAAGATTCTCTGGGACTCGGCCGGCAAGCGGTTTGCTGTGCTGGCCGGGCGCCAGGTTATGGTGTTTGGCACGGATATGACCAAGgtcgccgagatcgagcaGCCGAAACGTCTGCACGACGTGAGCTTCGCACGTGCcaaggtcggcggcgcagagcACGAGCTGATGCTCGTTGCGTGTGAATCGGGCGTGGTGCACATCTACGACCTAGACGATATGCTGCCGGCCCCTGCACCAGAgaacgaggaggaggacgaggagctgccCAGTCCCCGCGAGCTGGCACGCCTGGTCGGCCACGCGAATCG CTCGGACGGGTTCATCCGTGTCTTTGACTTGACTGACGCactcgagggcgaggacaTTGTCGAGCTTGAGGCGGCCGTGCAGTACGACACGAAGCAGTCGCGCCTTACGTGCATGAGCGTCTGTGGCTTTGACCCCGAGCTgagcgcgctcggtgcAGAGGACGAactcgaggaggagctcgagaacgaggacgaggaggagctcgaggacgaggacgatgcTGTTGACACGACGAtcgacgaagacgacgccgacgatgccgaAGACAGTGAcgaggagcttgcgcgACTTGAGGAAgaggtgcagcgtgcgcgcgaaGCCGGTCTTGTCATTGACGGCGAAGAGGGTATTATTATGGAGGGCGATgaagacgaggaggacgagaaGGACGATGAAGACGATgaagacgaggaggacgaagaTGAAGATGAAGAggatgacgacgacgacgatgacgacgacgacgacgacgacgaagtCGAAGTCGAAGATGAAGAAGAGGCCGAAGAGGCGTAA
- a CDS encoding uncharacterized protein (BUSCO:EOG09265NHW; EggNog:ENOG503P5RR; COG:A) — MSGRQHKVMVQPINVIFRHLQQQSRVSLWLYDNTDFRIEGKIIVRAFPLTQGFDEFMNVTLAEAEEVRCTPGKERKELGRLLLKGDNITLIQPAL; from the exons ATGTCCGGTCGTCAACATAAGGTGATGGTCCAGCCCATCAATGTCATTTTCCGGCACTTGCAGCAGCAGTCGCGCGTGTCGCTGTGGCTGTATGACAACACGGATTTCCGTATCGAGGGCAAGATTATTGTGCGTGCTTTCCCGCTCACCCAGGGATTTGACGAGTTTATGAATGTGACcttggccgaggccgaggaggtgCGGTGCACCCCGGGAAAAGAacgcaaggagctcg GACGGCTATTGCTCAAGGGCGACAATATC ACGCTGATCCAGCCGGCGTTGTAG